Proteins found in one bacterium genomic segment:
- the tmk gene encoding dTMP kinase, which translates to MFITLEGPDGAGKTTQAALLVARLRAEGRDVVPLREPGGTAVGEQIRALLLDPRHAELAPRTEMLLFAASRAQLVAEVVAPALALGRVVVCERYVDASLAYQGVARGLGIDVVLAVNDAATGGLRPDLTLLLDLDPETGLRRARTATGRADAGGWAGGDRLEGETAAFHARVREGFLALARNEPQRIRVIDARKTVAEVEREITAAVDGVLRAQHRAGGSP; encoded by the coding sequence GTGTTCATCACGCTCGAGGGGCCCGACGGCGCCGGGAAGACCACCCAGGCGGCGCTGCTGGTCGCGCGCCTGCGCGCGGAGGGCCGCGACGTGGTGCCCCTCCGGGAACCGGGCGGGACCGCGGTCGGCGAGCAGATCCGCGCGCTGCTGCTGGACCCGCGCCACGCCGAACTCGCGCCGCGCACGGAGATGCTGCTCTTTGCGGCCTCCCGCGCCCAACTCGTGGCCGAGGTGGTGGCGCCGGCGCTCGCCCTCGGGCGGGTCGTCGTGTGCGAGCGGTACGTGGACGCCTCCCTCGCGTATCAGGGGGTCGCGCGGGGGCTCGGCATCGACGTCGTCCTGGCCGTCAACGACGCCGCCACGGGCGGCCTGCGCCCGGATCTCACCCTGTTGCTCGACCTGGACCCGGAAACCGGCCTGCGGCGCGCCCGCACGGCGACGGGCCGCGCGGACGCGGGCGGGTGGGCGGGCGGCGACCGGCTGGAGGGGGAGACGGCCGCGTTCCACGCCCGTGTCCGGGAGGGGTTTCTGGCGCTGGCCAGAAATGAGCCGCAGCGCATTCGGGTGATCGACGCGCGCAAGACCGTCGCCGAGGTCGAGCGCGAGATCACGGCCGCCGTCGACGGCGTGCTCCGGGCACAGCATCGGGCGGGAGGGAGTCCGTGA
- a CDS encoding DMT family transporter yields MGADRHAEGFAEERCSDLPNCAPMPPALIRLAADASLAGVAVVWGATFPLGKLVLRYLGPFHYLGLRFGLAALLMAPLAWRERGRLAPDGLGAGILAGAVLFAGYALQTVGLRSTTASHAGLITGLNVVMIPLILLVWRRRAPNAALAGAVLLAASGLWLLLWQGGRPGGGDALVLGCAAALALQAIIVGQVAAAVPAAPFAAVQIATVAVLAGAWAVTAEAAPAAVPGSVAGAIVFMAVAATLGAYLAQAWAQRVVSPTRTGLLFALEPVAAVGFGAAWLGEALGPRQAAGAAAILLGVVIGEARPAHETPARQSGRDAGGRERGGRSHGIA; encoded by the coding sequence GTGGGCGCCGATCGGCATGCCGAGGGCTTCGCGGAGGAGCGCTGTTCGGACCTCCCGAACTGCGCTCCCATGCCCCCGGCGCTCATCCGTCTCGCGGCCGACGCGTCGCTGGCCGGCGTCGCCGTCGTCTGGGGCGCGACGTTCCCGCTTGGCAAGCTTGTGCTGCGCTACCTCGGACCGTTTCACTATCTCGGGCTGCGGTTCGGGCTCGCCGCGCTCCTGATGGCGCCGCTCGCGTGGCGCGAGCGCGGACGTCTCGCACCGGACGGCCTGGGCGCGGGCATCCTGGCCGGCGCCGTGTTGTTCGCCGGGTACGCCCTGCAGACCGTCGGGTTGCGGTCCACGACGGCGAGCCACGCCGGGCTCATCACCGGCTTGAACGTCGTCATGATCCCGCTGATCCTGCTCGTGTGGCGCCGCCGCGCGCCCAATGCGGCGCTGGCGGGGGCTGTTCTGCTCGCGGCGTCGGGATTGTGGCTGCTGCTGTGGCAGGGCGGCCGCCCGGGCGGCGGGGACGCGCTGGTCCTCGGCTGCGCCGCGGCGCTCGCGCTGCAGGCGATTATCGTGGGACAGGTCGCCGCGGCGGTGCCGGCCGCGCCGTTTGCGGCCGTGCAGATCGCGACGGTCGCGGTGCTGGCCGGTGCCTGGGCCGTGACGGCGGAGGCGGCTCCCGCGGCGGTGCCGGGATCCGTCGCCGGCGCGATCGTGTTTATGGCGGTCGCGGCGACGCTCGGCGCATACCTCGCGCAGGCATGGGCCCAGCGCGTGGTGTCGCCGACGCGCACCGGGCTCCTGTTTGCGCTCGAGCCGGTGGCGGCGGTTGGGTTCGGCGCGGCGTGGCTCGGCGAGGCGTTGGGCCCGCGGCAGGCGGCGGGGGCGGCGGCGATTCTGCTCGGCGTGGTAATTGGGGAGGCGAGGCCCGCGCACGAGACGCCGGCGCGGCAGTCCGGCCGGGACGCCGGCGGGAGGGAAAGGGGAGGACGATCGCATGGCATCGCATAA
- a CDS encoding endonuclease Q family protein, whose protein sequence is MNAHAGVPPRTVIADLHLHSKFSRATSRDMDVETLAKWCALKGITVVGTGDFTHPVWLRELKAKLTPTGRGLFTHGGRHFMLTVEVSNIYPQGGRLRKIHNVILAPGFEVVDRINAVLARFGSLMADGRPTLSLPSHKLVEYVMEISADCMVIPAHVWTPWFSLYGSNSGFDALAECFGDQAVQIRAAETGLSSDPPMNWRLSELDRVVLVSNSDAHSPAKLGREANVLDCELDYADMIRVLRGEDRRRFLFTIEFFPEEGKYHFDGHRACQQRMSPAETRAAGGRCPVCGRPVTVGVMSRVEALADRAEGQGGEDRVPFRNLIPLEEIIAAAFGSQPGTGAVREEYLNLVRALGGEFHVLLDAPLDEIARYTRPRVVDGVRRVREGSVQIRPGYDGLFGEIHVFGGAADEERRTAAAQPAQTSLF, encoded by the coding sequence ATGAACGCTCACGCCGGGGTCCCGCCGCGAACGGTCATCGCCGACCTGCACCTCCACTCGAAATTCAGCCGCGCGACCAGCCGGGACATGGACGTGGAGACCCTCGCGAAGTGGTGCGCGCTCAAAGGCATCACGGTGGTGGGGACCGGCGATTTCACCCATCCGGTGTGGCTGCGCGAGCTCAAGGCGAAGCTCACGCCCACCGGCCGCGGCCTGTTCACGCACGGCGGACGGCATTTCATGCTCACCGTCGAGGTGAGCAACATCTACCCGCAGGGCGGCCGCCTCCGCAAGATTCACAACGTCATCCTCGCGCCGGGCTTCGAAGTTGTGGACCGGATCAACGCGGTGCTGGCGCGGTTCGGGAGCCTGATGGCCGACGGCCGGCCGACGCTGTCGCTGCCCAGCCACAAACTGGTCGAGTACGTGATGGAGATCTCCGCCGACTGCATGGTCATTCCGGCGCACGTGTGGACGCCGTGGTTTTCGCTCTACGGCAGCAACTCCGGATTCGACGCGCTCGCGGAGTGCTTCGGCGACCAGGCCGTCCAGATCCGCGCGGCGGAGACCGGGTTGAGCAGCGATCCGCCGATGAACTGGCGGCTCAGCGAGCTGGACCGCGTCGTGCTCGTCAGCAACTCGGACGCGCACTCCCCGGCCAAACTGGGCCGCGAGGCCAACGTGCTCGACTGCGAGCTGGACTACGCGGACATGATCCGCGTGCTGCGCGGCGAGGACCGGCGGCGGTTCTTGTTCACGATCGAGTTCTTTCCGGAGGAGGGCAAGTACCACTTCGACGGCCACCGCGCCTGCCAGCAACGGATGTCTCCGGCCGAAACGCGGGCCGCGGGCGGCCGGTGTCCGGTCTGCGGCCGGCCGGTGACCGTAGGCGTGATGTCGCGCGTCGAGGCCCTGGCCGACCGGGCCGAAGGTCAGGGCGGCGAGGACCGCGTCCCGTTCCGCAATCTCATTCCGCTCGAAGAAATCATCGCCGCGGCGTTCGGGTCGCAGCCCGGCACGGGCGCGGTGCGGGAGGAGTACCTCAATCTCGTGCGCGCGCTCGGCGGCGAATTTCACGTGCTGCTCGATGCCCCGCTGGACGAGATCGCCCGCTACACGCGGCCCCGGGTGGTCGACGGCGTGCGGCGCGTCCGCGAGGGATCGGTGCAGATCCGTCCAGGCTACGACGGCCTGTTCGGGGAGATTCACGTGTTCGGAGGAGCGGCCGACGAGGAGCGCCGGACCGCGGCCGCGCAGCCGGCCCAGACAAGCCTCTTCTGA
- a CDS encoding PLP-dependent aspartate aminotransferase family protein codes for MASHKRPVFAGQDGRGFSTTAVHGGRIADANKSVAAPIYQTATFKYDTVEDGARLSAEAGPGYLYTRWGNPTTDLFEQKVALLEGAEAALATSSGMAAIATAVVGLLKAGDHLIAPKTVYQATFQLFTDVLARFGVQATLLDDPDVAAYERALRPNTRLLYIETPNNPLLGVVDIAGVVALARAHGARTVADNTFATPYNQRPLGLGVDLVCHSATKYLGGHHDVTAGVIAGSRESLRPCVHTMRIFGGVLDPFAAYLLIRGVATLGLRMERHNASALVLARHLSAHPKVAAVHYPGLPGHPRHAIAARQMPGGFGGMMSIEVAGDVAAGARCVEALRVAKLAVSLGGISTLVTHPASTTSVNMPREVRLAAGIGDGLIRVSVGIEDLEDLIDDFDQALGKV; via the coding sequence ATGGCATCGCATAAGCGCCCGGTCTTCGCGGGGCAGGACGGCCGCGGGTTCAGCACGACGGCGGTTCACGGCGGACGGATCGCCGACGCGAACAAGTCGGTGGCCGCGCCGATCTATCAGACGGCGACGTTCAAGTACGATACCGTCGAAGACGGCGCCCGGCTCAGCGCGGAGGCCGGACCGGGCTACCTGTACACCCGGTGGGGCAATCCGACCACCGATCTCTTCGAACAGAAGGTGGCGCTGCTCGAAGGCGCCGAGGCGGCGCTCGCGACCTCTTCCGGGATGGCGGCCATCGCGACCGCCGTCGTCGGGCTGCTCAAGGCCGGCGATCACCTGATTGCGCCGAAGACCGTGTACCAGGCGACGTTCCAGCTCTTCACCGACGTGCTCGCCCGGTTCGGGGTCCAGGCCACGCTGCTCGACGACCCCGACGTGGCCGCGTACGAGCGGGCGCTCCGGCCGAACACACGGCTGCTCTATATCGAGACGCCGAACAATCCGCTGCTCGGCGTGGTCGACATCGCCGGCGTCGTGGCGCTCGCGCGCGCCCACGGCGCGCGCACCGTGGCCGACAACACCTTCGCGACACCGTACAATCAGCGGCCGCTCGGGCTCGGCGTCGATCTCGTCTGCCACAGCGCCACGAAGTACCTCGGCGGCCACCACGACGTCACGGCGGGCGTGATCGCCGGCTCCCGCGAGTCGCTTCGGCCGTGCGTCCACACGATGCGCATCTTCGGCGGCGTGCTCGACCCGTTCGCCGCGTACCTGCTGATCCGGGGCGTGGCCACGCTCGGCCTGCGCATGGAGCGGCACAACGCGAGCGCGCTCGTCCTGGCGCGGCACCTCAGCGCGCACCCGAAGGTCGCGGCCGTGCATTATCCGGGCCTCCCCGGCCATCCGCGCCACGCGATCGCGGCCCGGCAGATGCCGGGGGGATTCGGCGGGATGATGAGCATCGAGGTGGCCGGCGATGTCGCGGCCGGTGCTCGATGCGTCGAGGCGCTCCGGGTGGCGAAGCTCGCGGTCAGTCTCGGCGGCATCAGCACGCTCGTCACCCACCCGGCGTCGACGACCAGTGTCAACATGCCGCGCGAGGTGCGGCTCGCCGCCGGCATCGGCGACGGACTGATTCGCGTCTCCGTGGGGATCGAGGACCTGGAGGATCTGATCGACGACTTCGATCAGGCGCTCGGCAAGGTCTAG
- the holB gene encoding DNA polymerase III subunit delta', which produces MLFRDLIGQREARAVLQGALRSGRVAHAYLFVGPDGVGRRPAALAFAQALLCTARLPVAGQVSPSGGGDEACGVCLACRKVASGTHPDLRVVAPGGRTESGAERRAVGIEQIRDLKREAAYPPYEARWKVFIVEDAEAMRAEAANSLLKVLEEPPAQSVIVLLSESASALLPTIVSRSQIVRFVPVPPAEIAAALIERAGVPPERAPLLAALSAGRPGLALRKAAGGEAVLEFRQEVVKALGAAAGGGAVKRLDAAEAVSRQKDDIERWLDTALLWIRDIAVWQAARDPALIVNLDRRDQIAAWADRARPEGLREAAAAIEAAKTDLHRNLNPRLVLEHLFAGLRLASDVSARTGEGGQSARPRPGR; this is translated from the coding sequence ATGCTTTTCCGCGATCTGATCGGTCAGCGAGAGGCCCGCGCGGTGCTGCAGGGCGCGCTTCGCAGCGGACGCGTCGCCCACGCCTACCTGTTCGTGGGGCCGGACGGCGTGGGCCGCCGCCCCGCCGCGCTGGCCTTCGCCCAGGCGCTCCTGTGCACGGCCCGCCTGCCTGTCGCCGGCCAGGTGTCGCCGTCGGGGGGCGGGGACGAGGCGTGCGGGGTCTGCCTCGCCTGCCGCAAAGTCGCCTCGGGCACCCATCCCGATCTTCGGGTCGTCGCCCCGGGCGGGCGCACCGAGTCGGGCGCCGAGCGGCGCGCCGTCGGCATCGAGCAGATCCGGGATCTGAAGCGGGAGGCGGCCTACCCGCCGTACGAAGCGCGGTGGAAAGTGTTCATCGTCGAGGACGCCGAGGCGATGCGCGCGGAAGCGGCGAACAGCCTCCTCAAGGTGCTGGAGGAGCCGCCGGCCCAGAGCGTCATCGTGCTCCTCTCAGAATCGGCGTCGGCGCTGCTGCCGACGATCGTCTCCCGGTCGCAGATCGTGCGCTTCGTCCCGGTGCCGCCCGCGGAGATCGCCGCGGCGCTCATCGAGCGCGCCGGCGTGCCGCCGGAGCGGGCGCCGCTCCTGGCCGCGCTCTCCGCCGGCCGGCCCGGCCTGGCGCTGCGGAAGGCGGCCGGCGGCGAGGCGGTGCTCGAGTTCCGGCAGGAGGTCGTGAAGGCGCTCGGGGCGGCGGCGGGGGGCGGTGCAGTCAAACGGCTGGACGCCGCCGAAGCGGTCTCACGGCAAAAGGACGACATCGAGCGGTGGCTCGATACGGCGCTGCTCTGGATTCGCGACATTGCGGTCTGGCAGGCGGCGCGGGACCCGGCGCTCATCGTCAACCTCGACCGCCGCGATCAGATCGCCGCCTGGGCCGACCGGGCCCGGCCGGAGGGGCTGCGCGAGGCGGCCGCGGCGATCGAGGCCGCGAAAACGGATCTCCACCGCAATCTCAATCCGCGGCTCGTGCTCGAGCATCTCTTCGCGGGCCTCCGTCTAGCGTCCGACGTCAGTGCACGAACAGGCGAAGGAGGACAATCAGCCCGCCCGCGACCAGGACGATGA
- a CDS encoding deoxyribonuclease IV produces the protein MPIGAHVSIAGHLYDAIPRATAIGCECLQIFVGSPRQWRLVSYAPADLAEFRRRRARAGLEPLVAHASYLVNLASPDPALFRRSVDSLTHTIRGIEALDGLAAIIHPGSTQGAEWDECCGRVALALRTVLAHSSRAMVLLEGSAGGTIGGTFEQLRDVLDAAGRSPRLGVCLDTAHLFAAGWDIRTPKGVAGMVDAFDRRVGLRWLRALHLNDSKGALGSRLDRHENIGEGLIGRGGFRAIVRHPALSDLPGLIETPGFDRRGPDRRNVMMLKALRGTAPPPGRRYTVRGTAPRPAGAPVR, from the coding sequence ATGCCGATCGGCGCCCACGTCTCCATCGCGGGCCACCTGTACGACGCGATCCCGCGCGCGACGGCGATCGGGTGCGAATGCCTGCAGATCTTCGTCGGCAGTCCCCGGCAGTGGCGGCTCGTGTCGTACGCGCCGGCCGATCTCGCGGAGTTTCGCCGCCGCCGCGCCCGGGCCGGGCTTGAGCCGCTGGTCGCCCACGCGTCCTATCTCGTCAACCTCGCCTCGCCGGACCCGGCCCTCTTCCGGCGGTCCGTGGATTCGCTCACGCACACGATCCGCGGTATCGAGGCGCTCGACGGGCTCGCCGCGATCATCCATCCCGGGAGCACGCAGGGCGCGGAGTGGGACGAGTGCTGCGGTCGCGTGGCCCTGGCACTGCGCACGGTCCTCGCGCACTCGTCGCGGGCCATGGTCCTCTTGGAGGGCAGCGCCGGCGGCACGATCGGCGGCACGTTCGAGCAGTTGCGGGACGTCCTCGACGCCGCGGGGCGGAGCCCGCGTCTCGGCGTCTGTCTCGACACGGCCCATCTCTTCGCCGCGGGGTGGGATATTCGCACGCCGAAGGGCGTCGCCGGCATGGTTGACGCCTTCGACCGGAGGGTGGGACTCCGGTGGCTGCGCGCGTTGCACCTCAACGATTCGAAGGGCGCGCTCGGCTCGCGCCTCGACCGCCACGAGAACATCGGCGAGGGCCTGATCGGGCGCGGCGGCTTCCGCGCGATCGTGAGGCACCCGGCCCTTAGCGACCTGCCCGGGCTGATCGAGACGCCGGGATTCGACCGCCGGGGGCCCGACCGCCGCAACGTGATGATGCTCAAGGCCCTGCGTGGGACCGCCCCCCCGCCTGGGCGCCGCTACACCGTCCGCGGAACGGCCCCGAGGCCGGCGGGGGCGCCTGTGAGATGA
- a CDS encoding R3H domain-containing nucleic acid-binding protein: MAAHQIHITDNLDLLLEVLPAEIRRQIEMQAGLDTLLEIVLDLGREPEARFPERVVRLSDGFVSREELHHVASRVGTFGKDNRAGIERTLHRISAIRNRAGEVIGLTLRVGRAVFGTVDIVRDVIEAGQSVLLVGRPGVGKTTLLREAARVLSDEASKRVVVVDTSNEIAGDGDIPHPGIGRARRMQVPYPELQHAVMIEAVENHMPEVIVIDEIGTEAEALAARTIAERGVQLIATAHGNTLDNLLQNPTLCDLVGGIQAVTLGDEEARRRGTQKTVLERKAPPTFDVVIEILDKDRLAVHHDVGHVVDRFLRGALPKPEIRTRTPEGEVRITSGEVAAQPANGAALSNGHLPPVAPPQKIVRIYPYAVSRNRLERAIRELRVPAIIADALHDADVLLTLKSQERRQPKRLKDAGHRGLPTHIIKSNTLSQIEGVLREIFGVQDRMSPEEQAMREAEEAISEVMAAAQPVELGPQNSYLRRLQHQLIQRYGLASESKGTDPFRRVVIYPQ, translated from the coding sequence GTGGCGGCTCACCAAATCCATATTACCGACAACCTCGATCTGCTGCTGGAAGTGCTGCCGGCGGAGATTCGCCGGCAGATCGAGATGCAGGCCGGTCTCGATACGCTGCTCGAGATCGTGCTCGATCTGGGCCGGGAGCCGGAGGCGCGCTTCCCGGAGCGCGTGGTGCGGCTCTCCGACGGCTTCGTCTCGCGCGAGGAGCTGCACCACGTCGCGAGCCGGGTCGGCACGTTCGGCAAGGACAACCGGGCCGGCATCGAGCGGACGCTGCACCGGATCTCCGCGATCCGCAATCGCGCCGGCGAGGTCATCGGGCTCACCCTGCGCGTCGGCCGCGCCGTGTTCGGCACGGTCGACATCGTCCGCGACGTGATCGAGGCCGGACAGAGCGTGCTGCTGGTCGGGCGCCCCGGGGTCGGGAAGACGACGCTCCTCCGCGAGGCGGCCCGGGTGCTGTCGGACGAGGCGAGCAAGCGCGTCGTCGTGGTCGACACGAGCAACGAGATCGCGGGCGACGGCGACATCCCGCATCCCGGGATCGGCCGGGCGCGGCGCATGCAGGTGCCGTATCCCGAACTCCAGCACGCGGTGATGATCGAGGCCGTCGAGAACCACATGCCGGAGGTCATCGTCATCGACGAGATCGGGACCGAGGCGGAAGCGCTGGCGGCCCGGACGATCGCCGAGCGCGGCGTGCAGCTCATCGCGACGGCGCACGGCAACACCCTCGACAACCTGCTGCAGAACCCGACCCTCTGCGATCTCGTCGGCGGGATTCAGGCCGTGACGCTGGGCGACGAGGAAGCGCGCCGCCGCGGCACGCAGAAGACCGTGCTCGAACGCAAGGCCCCGCCGACGTTCGACGTGGTCATTGAAATTCTGGACAAGGACCGGCTCGCGGTACACCACGACGTCGGGCACGTCGTCGACCGGTTCCTCCGGGGGGCGCTGCCGAAGCCGGAGATCCGGACGCGGACGCCGGAGGGCGAGGTCCGCATCACGAGCGGCGAGGTCGCGGCCCAGCCGGCCAACGGCGCCGCGCTGTCGAACGGCCACCTGCCGCCGGTGGCGCCGCCGCAGAAGATCGTCCGGATCTACCCGTACGCCGTCAGCCGCAACCGACTGGAGCGGGCGATCCGCGAGCTGCGGGTGCCGGCCATCATCGCCGACGCGCTGCACGACGCGGACGTGCTGCTCACCCTCAAGTCCCAGGAGCGCCGGCAGCCGAAACGCCTCAAGGACGCGGGCCACCGGGGCCTGCCGACGCACATCATCAAGAGCAACACGCTCTCGCAGATCGAGGGCGTGCTCCGGGAGATCTTCGGGGTGCAGGACCGGATGAGCCCCGAAGAGCAGGCGATGCGCGAGGCCGAGGAGGCCATCTCGGAGGTCATGGCGGCGGCCCAGCCGGTGGAATTGGGGCCGCAGAATTCGTACCTCCGGCGGCTGCAGCATCAGCTCATTCAGCGGTACGGCCTCGCGTCCGAGAGCAAGGGGACCGACCCCTTCCGCCGTGTGGTGATCTATCCCCAATAG
- a CDS encoding cyclic-di-AMP receptor — protein MKLILAIVQEKDQRRLMEGLVAAEFQATMLASTGGFLREGNATILIGVEENRVDDVMAVVQKYCHVREQLVSPLPPVVEPVDSYISYPVKVQVGGAIVFVLDVERMVKV, from the coding sequence GTGAAGCTGATCCTGGCCATCGTGCAGGAGAAGGACCAGCGGCGGCTCATGGAAGGCCTCGTGGCCGCCGAGTTCCAGGCGACGATGCTGGCGAGCACCGGCGGCTTCCTTCGCGAAGGGAACGCGACCATCCTGATCGGCGTGGAAGAAAACCGCGTCGACGACGTCATGGCCGTCGTCCAGAAGTACTGCCACGTGCGCGAGCAGCTCGTGAGCCCGCTGCCCCCGGTGGTCGAACCCGTCGATTCGTACATCTCCTATCCGGTGAAGGTCCAGGTCGGGGGGGCGATCGTGTTCGTTCTCGACGTCGAGCGGATGGTGAAAGTGTAG
- a CDS encoding class I SAM-dependent rRNA methyltransferase yields the protein MHPGRDARLRAGHTWVYRAEIARIRGDPADGDAVAVHDASGRLLGTGFLNTRSVITVRLLTTADRDLDEPFFRERLERALALRRDVVADTTAFRLVFGEGDRLPGLIVDRYGDTLVLQTLTAGMDRRKELLVRLLLDLTGARRVYARNDPAVRRLEGLARETGWLAGGGPAEAAIEEAGAAFLVDVAAGQKTGFFLDQRENRVYAAGLLRGDVLDVFAYTGAWAVHAARCGALVKAVEISEQAAAMIVRHAGLNGVGDRCRVVAANAFDELRRLDRRRERFDAVVLDPPAFVKTRAALERGLAGYKEINLRALRLLRPGGWLISCSCSYHVSEAALEATVGEAARDAGRWVRLVERRSQARDHPVALGVPETRYLKCLIAEVE from the coding sequence CTGCATCCCGGCCGCGACGCCCGCCTGCGCGCCGGGCACACGTGGGTCTACCGCGCGGAGATCGCGCGCATCCGCGGCGACCCGGCCGACGGCGATGCGGTCGCCGTGCACGATGCCTCGGGGCGGCTCCTCGGGACCGGGTTCCTCAATACGCGCTCGGTGATCACCGTCCGGCTCCTCACCACGGCCGACCGGGATCTCGACGAGCCGTTCTTTCGCGAGCGGTTGGAACGGGCGCTCGCGCTCCGCCGGGACGTCGTGGCCGATACGACCGCCTTCCGGCTGGTGTTCGGCGAAGGCGACCGGCTGCCGGGGTTGATCGTCGATCGTTACGGCGACACGCTGGTGCTCCAAACGTTGACCGCGGGGATGGACCGTCGCAAGGAGTTGCTCGTCCGGCTGCTGCTCGACCTCACGGGCGCCCGTCGCGTCTATGCCCGCAACGACCCGGCGGTGCGCCGGCTCGAGGGGCTGGCCCGCGAGACCGGCTGGCTCGCCGGGGGCGGGCCGGCGGAGGCGGCGATCGAGGAAGCCGGCGCGGCCTTTCTCGTGGACGTGGCCGCCGGGCAGAAGACGGGATTCTTTCTCGACCAGCGTGAGAACCGCGTCTACGCCGCCGGCCTGCTGCGCGGGGACGTGCTGGACGTCTTCGCGTACACCGGGGCGTGGGCCGTGCACGCCGCACGTTGCGGTGCTCTGGTGAAAGCGGTCGAGATCTCGGAGCAGGCCGCGGCGATGATCGTGCGGCACGCCGGGCTGAACGGTGTCGGGGACCGCTGTCGCGTCGTGGCCGCCAACGCCTTCGACGAGCTCCGGCGCCTCGATCGCCGCCGCGAGCGGTTTGACGCCGTCGTGCTCGACCCCCCGGCATTCGTGAAGACGCGCGCGGCGCTCGAGCGCGGGCTCGCCGGGTACAAGGAAATCAACCTGCGGGCCCTCCGGCTGCTCCGGCCGGGCGGCTGGCTCATCAGTTGCTCCTGCTCCTATCACGTGAGCGAGGCGGCGCTGGAGGCGACCGTGGGGGAGGCGGCACGGGACGCCGGCCGCTGGGTGCGCCTCGTGGAGCGGCGCTCGCAGGCGCGCGACCATCCGGTCGCGCTCGGCGTCCCGGAGACGCGCTATCTGAAGTGCCTGATCGCCGAAGTGGAGTAG